Genomic window (Ictalurus furcatus strain D&B chromosome 26, Billie_1.0, whole genome shotgun sequence):
taaCTAGAATCAGAAAAATTTCAgtgaacaaaaataatccagtgTCTTACCGTTTAAAGTGACGGACACTGCAGCTGATCTCTCAGAGCCGTGTTGATTCGGAGCCTCGCAGTAGTACTGTCCACTCTGTAGAACTCCGTAACTCTGTCCAGATCCTACAGGTGATGATTCATTCACCTTAAACCAGGTGTAGTTCTCCACAGGTGGGTTAGCATcactgctgcaggtcagagtCACTGAACTGCCCGCCACTATTTCACCAGAGGAGCTGATGGACACTAAGACGTTCTTTGGAGGATCTAAAATGGGTAGGCAAGTGaaactttaaattaaatatatgagTTTTATCACTTAGTAATTGTGAAGAGATATTCAGCATGAACTTACACAGAACATTCAGAGTTACACTGATGGAGTACTGATATCCGACTTCATTACTGCACTTGCACTTGTACTCCCCACTGTCCTCAGATCTGATCTTGGAGATGGTGTAGGTCTTTTCTTTTCCTACTGATGTTGTCCCCTTAAACCAGGTGTAGATCTCCACAGGTGGGTTAGCATcactgctgcaggtcagagtCACTGAACTGCCCTCCACTTTTTCACCAGAGGAGCTGAGGGACACTGAGACGTTCTTTGGAGGATCTACAATCAGTAGGAAAGTGAGACTTCTTTCtatgatagtttttttttttttaatcttattaacTGTGAGGAGATCTTCAGCTTTAACTTACACAGAACATTCAGAGTTACACTGGTGGAGTACTGATGTCCGACTTCATTACTGCACTTGCACTTGTACTCTCCACTCTCCTCAGATCTGATCTTGGAGATGGTATAGGTCTTTTCTTTTCCTACTGATGTCGTCCCCTTAAACCAGGTGTAGTTCTCCACAGGTGGGTTAGCATcactgctgcaggtcagagtCACTGAACTGCCCTCCACTATTTCACCAGAGGAGCTGATGGACACTGAGACGTTCTTTGGAGGATCTACAATAAGTAGGAAAGTGAGACTTTAAAGTAAATCTATGAGAGTTTTATCTCTTATTAACTGTGAGGAGATTTTCAGCTTTAACTTACACAGAACATTCAGAGTTACACTGATTGAGTCCTGATGTCCGACTTCATTACTGCACTTGCACTTGTACTGTCTACTGTCCTCAGATCTGATCTTGGAGATGGTGTAGGTATTTCCTTTTCCTACTGATGTTGTCCCCTTAAACCAGGTGTAGTTCTCCACAGGTGGGTTAGCATcactgctgcaggtcagagtCACTGAACTGCCCTCCACTATTTCACCAGATGAGCTGATGGACACTGAGACGTTCTTTGGAGGATCTACAATCAGTAGGAAAGTGAGACTTCTTTCtatgatagtttttttttttttaatcttattaacTGTGAGGAGATCTTCAGCTTTAACTTACACAGAACATTCAGAGTTACACTGATGGAGTACTGATGTCCGACTTCATTACTGCACTTGCACTTGTACTCTCCACTGTCCTCAGATCTGATCTTGGAGATGTTGTAGGTCTTTTCTTTTCCTACTGATGTCGTCCCCTTAAACCAGGTGTAGTTCTCCACAGGTGGGTTAGCATcactgctgcaggtcagagtCACTGAACTGCCCTCCACTATTTCACCAGAGGAGCTGATGGACACTGAGACATTCTTTGGACGATCtaagacattttattaaaatattaactttattaaatagattttttgaGAAATTTCTCACTGCCCTacttaaataaaatgctaaaacttAAATATGTGAAGGCAGTAAACCAAAAACGGCAGGGCATTATTAAAACCTTTGagagtaaatgtaaacatgtttaGACTAATGACATTGTTAGCCTGT
Coding sequences:
- the LOC128602188 gene encoding B-cell receptor CD22-like, producing the protein MQDCSSLLLLLLLKLIGVLFQVIPGSLTQRVSHTPSRLCALHHTSVVLPCKYTYPSGQMVTSSAWHYRRSKGTAIERQFSFMTSDSTTDLTNEDGVTLEITDLQVDMEPTLDMVLEGDWVLLTCGSCIPSLTVPIYTWYKDGRQFKQKRADYQLELTNIKVEDEGSYQCSISGHEGLLSSAVNFTVKYRPKNVSVSISSSGEIVEGSSVTLTCSSDANPPVENYTWFKGTTSVGKEKTYNISKIRSEDSGEYKCKCSNEVGHQYSISVTLNVLYPPKNVSVSISSSGEIVEGSSVTLTCSSDANPPVENYTWFKGTTSVGKGNTYTISKIRSEDSRQYKCKCSNEVGHQDSISVTLNVLYPPKNVSVSISSSGEIVEGSSVTLTCSSDANPPVENYTWFKGTTSVGKEKTYTISKIRSEESGEYKCKCSNEVGHQYSTSVTLNVLYPPKNVSVSLSSSGEKVEGSSVTLTCSSDANPPVEIYTWFKGTTSVGKEKTYTISKIRSEDSGEYKCKCSNEVGYQYSISVTLNVLYPPKNVLVSISSSGEIVAGSSVTLTCSSDANPPVENYTWFKVNESSPVGSGQSYGVLQSGQYYCEAPNQHGSERSAAVSVTLNGGSVTVYVAVGVGLFGLVALLSVLFWLRNKRQKKQKEEHGCQNVGPSAKDDTYAALNLAGRTSDDVYHTLAIAKPSPAADTPTSSDYENMAVCFTLLNSNATTD